One genomic window of Motacilla alba alba isolate MOTALB_02 chromosome 3, Motacilla_alba_V1.0_pri, whole genome shotgun sequence includes the following:
- the NENF gene encoding neudesin, giving the protein MAGAAARGPLPLPCLPLLPLLLPLLLPLPAASAEPQLRFRPPAEAPVRLFTEPELARYDGQQEGQPIYLAVKGVVFDVTSGKEFYGKGAPYNALVGKDSTRGVAKMSLDPADLTHDTTGLTEEELKSLDDIFNNVYKAKYPIVGYTSRRILNEDGSPNLDFKPEDQPHFSIKDEF; this is encoded by the exons ATGGCGGGCGCTGCGGCCCGGGGCCCGCTGCCGCTGCCCTGCCTGCCGCTCCTGCCGCTGCTCCTGCCGCTGCTCCTGCCGCTGCCGGCCGCCAGCGCCGAGCCCCAGCTGCGCTTCAGGCCGCCGGCCGAGGCCCCCGTGCGGCTCTTCACCGAGCCCGAGCTGGCCAGATACGACGGGCAGCAG GAAGGACAGCCCATCTACCTGGCGGTGAAGGGAGTAGTGTTTGATGTCACCTCTGGAAAAG AATTTTATGGAAAAGGAGCCCCATACAATgctttggttggaaaagactcaACAAGAGGAGTTGCAAAGATGTCTCTGGATCCAGCAGATCTTACACATGACACA ACAGGACTCACAGAGGAGGAACTGAAGTCCCTGGATGACATCTTCAATAATGTTTATAAAGCCAAATATCCAATTGTTGGCTATACTTCTCGGCGAATTCTGAATGAGGATGGCAGCCCCAATCTGGACTTTAAACCTGAAGATCAGCCACATTTCAGCATTAAAGATGAGTTTTGA